In Geobacter anodireducens, a genomic segment contains:
- a CDS encoding potassium transporter Kup → MEHHKHDTSLGGIVKALGLVFGDIGTSPIYTLTVIFTLTQPTVGNVYGILSLVFWTMTILVTAEYAWLAMSLGRKGQGGEIVLREIIMKLVKAGRLVAFAGFLSFVGVSLLLGDAVITPAISILSAVEGLLLIPGLEGLSTGVLVAIAAAIAIGLFSVQHKGTDRVASAFGPIMALWFGTLAVTGAVSALSMPQIVEAINPWHAFSFFRENGLAGYFVLSEVILCSTGGEALYADMGHLGKKPIVRAWHFVFVALYLNYLGQGVFAIANPEAKNLLFGMVRSQAPALYIPFLILAIMATIIASQAIISGVFSIVYQGITTRLLPLMRVDYTSRQIKSQIYLGAVNWSLMVAVIFIMLVFRKSENLAAAYGMAVTGSMTITGIMMIIVFSHTTKKWRALVALAVTLIAAAYHVSTFSKLPHGAYWSIILASIPFVTIIIWTRGQRSLYHALKPLDLETFLLSYEQIYAKGPIRGTGLFFTRETDVVPPYVVHCIIRSNIIYERNVFISLMISDEPLGVDTELIRGIGPGLDAFRIQAGYMEVVDIEGLLKANGIQEKVIFYGVEDISTRNPAWRVFSVFKKLTPNFVQFHKLPASRLQGVVTRVEM, encoded by the coding sequence ATGGAACATCACAAGCACGATACATCCTTGGGGGGCATCGTCAAGGCCCTGGGGCTCGTCTTCGGCGACATCGGCACGAGCCCCATCTACACCCTGACCGTCATCTTCACCCTCACCCAGCCTACGGTCGGAAACGTCTACGGCATCCTCTCCCTGGTCTTCTGGACCATGACGATCCTGGTCACCGCCGAGTACGCCTGGCTCGCCATGAGCCTGGGGCGCAAGGGGCAGGGGGGGGAAATCGTCCTGCGGGAGATCATCATGAAGCTGGTCAAGGCCGGCCGACTGGTGGCCTTTGCCGGCTTTCTCTCCTTTGTGGGGGTGTCGCTGCTGCTGGGTGACGCGGTCATCACTCCGGCCATCAGTATTCTCTCCGCCGTGGAGGGTTTGCTCCTCATCCCCGGTCTGGAAGGGCTTTCCACGGGTGTCCTGGTTGCCATTGCCGCGGCCATCGCCATCGGCCTCTTCTCGGTCCAGCACAAGGGGACCGACCGGGTGGCCAGCGCGTTCGGGCCGATCATGGCCCTCTGGTTCGGAACCCTCGCCGTCACCGGCGCGGTCTCCGCCCTTTCCATGCCGCAGATCGTGGAGGCGATCAACCCCTGGCACGCCTTCTCCTTCTTCCGGGAGAACGGCCTGGCCGGCTACTTTGTCCTCTCCGAGGTGATACTCTGCTCCACCGGCGGCGAGGCCCTCTACGCAGACATGGGGCACTTGGGAAAGAAGCCGATCGTCCGGGCGTGGCATTTCGTGTTCGTGGCCCTCTACCTCAACTACCTGGGCCAGGGGGTGTTCGCCATTGCCAATCCGGAGGCGAAAAACCTCCTCTTCGGCATGGTGCGGAGCCAGGCGCCAGCCCTCTACATCCCCTTCCTCATCCTTGCCATCATGGCCACCATCATCGCGTCCCAGGCCATCATCAGCGGGGTCTTCTCCATCGTCTACCAGGGGATCACCACGCGGCTCCTCCCCCTGATGCGGGTCGACTACACCTCACGGCAGATCAAGTCCCAGATCTATCTGGGCGCGGTCAACTGGTCGCTCATGGTGGCGGTCATCTTCATCATGCTGGTCTTCCGCAAGTCCGAGAACCTGGCCGCAGCCTACGGCATGGCGGTGACGGGCTCCATGACCATCACCGGCATCATGATGATCATCGTTTTCTCCCACACCACAAAAAAGTGGCGGGCCCTGGTGGCCCTGGCGGTGACTCTCATCGCCGCCGCCTACCACGTGTCCACCTTCTCCAAGCTGCCCCACGGCGCCTACTGGTCCATCATTCTGGCGTCGATCCCCTTTGTGACCATCATCATCTGGACCCGGGGCCAGCGCTCTCTCTACCACGCCCTGAAGCCCCTTGACCTGGAAACCTTCCTCCTCTCCTACGAGCAGATCTACGCCAAGGGGCCCATCCGCGGGACCGGGCTCTTCTTCACCCGGGAGACCGACGTGGTCCCCCCCTATGTGGTCCACTGCATCATCCGGAGCAACATCATCTATGAGCGCAACGTGTTCATTTCCCTGATGATCAGCGACGAGCCCCTGGGCGTGGACACGGAACTGATCAGGGGGATCGGGCCGGGGCTCGACGCCTTCCGGATCCAGGCGGGATACATGGAAGTGGTGGATATCGAAGGGCTGCTCAAGGCCAACGGCATCCAGGAGAAGGTCATCTTCTATGGGGTCGAGGACATCAGCACCCGCAATCCGGCCTGGCGGGTCTTCTCGGTCTTCAAGAAGCTCACCCCCAACTTCGTCCAGTTCCACAAGCTGCCGGCCAGCCGGCTCCAGGGGGTGGTGACGCGGGTGGAGATGTAG
- a CDS encoding AAA family ATPase: MDTISRALQHMDRSVNAWDHRGSVPFEEFLRILVANPALVLRNVFQVFHDMVTSHIGIGIDETPDDPESIHYVSYDCRKLFVEGSDTPFFADRLFANRLVTLVETWKRGAQQNKIYVFEGPPGSGKSTFLNNLLMKFETYANTAEGARHEAVWRLDRQALGGFTHHETAVFLDKLSKLLEEYEFNQEELFEAEGAMPAGDDFVEIPCPSHDNPVLVIPKQLRRQFFDDLFKNDEMKWRLFTEKEFDWVFRGTCCTICSSIYQALLARLKSPAAVLRMLHARPYHVNRRMGEGISVFNPGDKPVRQNVFTNEMLQSRINAVLRDSNQVKYLFSQYAKTNNGIYALMDIKGHNTDRLIELHNIVSEGVHKVDDLEENVDSLFLALMNPEDKSNIESYQSFLDRIQYIKIPYVLDLNTEVEIYRNIFGKQIDHSFLPRVLHNFARIIISSRMNERSYAMNDWIPEPHRYGMYCDFNLQLLRMEIYTGHIPAWLTEEDRKKLTAKRRRMIIAESEQEGDRGLSGRDAIKIFGDFYSTYARKDKLITMTTLTSYFTKVRPELGKQLPSGFPESLMRLYNFTILQEVKESLYYFNEEQISRDVQNYLFAINFEPVVDETCTWTGDKLHITETYLEAIENRLLGAGVEEEKRLAFRAGAQKEYASRTLAQEILFEGKAISETALYHDLFERYVFNLKEKALDPFLKNENFRRAIKDFGREEFKTYDKRIRDDVTFLIGNLGTKYRYTRNGAKEVCIYVIDNDLAKTYGRA; encoded by the coding sequence ATGGACACCATATCCCGCGCACTCCAGCACATGGACCGGAGCGTCAACGCCTGGGACCACCGGGGTTCCGTCCCCTTCGAGGAATTCCTGCGGATTCTCGTGGCCAACCCGGCACTGGTGCTCCGCAACGTCTTCCAGGTCTTTCACGACATGGTCACGAGCCACATCGGCATCGGCATCGACGAAACCCCGGACGACCCCGAATCGATCCACTACGTCTCCTACGACTGCCGCAAGCTCTTCGTGGAGGGATCCGACACCCCGTTCTTCGCCGACCGGCTCTTCGCCAACCGCCTCGTGACCCTGGTGGAGACCTGGAAGCGGGGGGCCCAGCAGAACAAGATCTATGTCTTCGAGGGGCCGCCCGGCAGCGGCAAGAGCACCTTCCTCAACAACCTGCTCATGAAATTCGAAACCTACGCCAACACGGCGGAGGGTGCCCGCCACGAGGCGGTCTGGCGCCTGGACCGGCAGGCCCTGGGCGGATTCACGCACCACGAGACCGCGGTCTTTCTGGACAAGCTTTCAAAACTCCTGGAGGAGTACGAGTTCAACCAGGAAGAGCTCTTCGAGGCCGAAGGGGCCATGCCCGCCGGGGACGACTTCGTGGAGATCCCCTGTCCCTCCCACGACAACCCGGTCCTCGTCATTCCCAAGCAACTGCGGCGCCAGTTCTTCGACGACCTGTTCAAAAACGACGAGATGAAGTGGCGCCTCTTCACCGAAAAGGAGTTCGACTGGGTCTTCCGCGGCACCTGCTGCACCATCTGCAGCTCCATCTACCAGGCGCTGCTGGCCCGGCTCAAGAGTCCGGCGGCAGTGCTCCGGATGCTCCACGCCCGCCCCTATCACGTCAACCGCCGCATGGGTGAGGGGATCAGCGTCTTCAACCCCGGCGACAAGCCGGTGCGCCAGAACGTCTTCACCAACGAGATGCTCCAGAGCCGCATCAACGCCGTGCTGCGGGACAGCAACCAGGTGAAGTATCTCTTCTCCCAGTACGCCAAGACCAACAACGGCATCTATGCCCTCATGGACATCAAGGGGCACAATACCGACCGGCTCATCGAGCTCCACAACATCGTGAGCGAGGGGGTCCACAAGGTGGACGACCTGGAGGAGAACGTCGACTCCCTCTTCCTGGCCCTCATGAACCCGGAGGACAAAAGCAACATCGAGAGCTACCAGTCGTTCCTCGACCGGATCCAGTACATCAAGATACCCTACGTGCTCGACCTGAACACCGAGGTGGAGATCTACCGCAACATCTTCGGCAAGCAGATCGACCACAGCTTCCTGCCGCGGGTGCTCCACAACTTCGCCCGGATCATCATCTCGTCGCGCATGAACGAGCGCTCCTACGCCATGAACGACTGGATCCCGGAGCCCCACCGCTACGGCATGTACTGCGACTTCAACCTCCAGCTCCTCAGGATGGAGATCTACACGGGGCACATCCCCGCGTGGCTCACGGAGGAAGACCGCAAGAAGCTCACGGCCAAGCGCCGGCGCATGATCATCGCCGAAAGCGAGCAGGAGGGCGACCGGGGCCTGTCCGGCCGGGACGCCATCAAGATCTTCGGCGACTTCTACTCCACCTATGCCCGCAAGGACAAGCTCATCACCATGACCACCCTCACCTCCTACTTCACCAAGGTGCGGCCGGAACTGGGGAAGCAGCTTCCCTCCGGCTTCCCGGAATCTCTCATGCGCCTCTACAACTTCACCATCCTGCAGGAGGTGAAGGAATCGCTCTACTACTTCAACGAAGAACAGATTTCACGGGACGTGCAGAACTACCTCTTCGCCATCAACTTCGAGCCGGTGGTGGACGAGACCTGCACCTGGACCGGAGACAAGCTCCACATCACCGAAACCTATCTGGAAGCCATCGAAAACCGGCTTCTGGGAGCAGGCGTCGAGGAGGAAAAACGGCTCGCCTTCCGGGCGGGAGCCCAGAAGGAATACGCCTCCCGCACCCTGGCCCAGGAAATCCTGTTCGAAGGAAAAGCGATCTCAGAGACCGCCCTCTACCATGACCTTTTCGAGCGCTACGTCTTCAACCTCAAGGAAAAAGCCCTGGATCCGTTCCTGAAGAACGAGAACTTCCGCCGTGCCATCAAGGACTTCGGCCGGGAGGAGTTCAAGACCTATGACAAGCGGATCCGGGACGACGTCACCTTCCTCATCGGCAACCTGGGTACCAAGTACCGCTACACCCGGAACGGCGCCAAGGAAGTCTGCATCTACGTCATCGACAACGATCTGGCCAAGACCTACGGCCGCGCCTGA
- a CDS encoding SpoVR family protein encodes MQLIDQHTKKIMEGCKERAREAGLRFSDETLEYIVTNRDMLELHPKVMIPTLYDYWVHDVEVLKEKGKYELYPHNPYETVINTRPPISFYNDNNPDWLNVMIFYHVLAHIDFFQNNLYYRHTWDYDLTGKALADKRLIARLRSEHGRRLDYVIEFARSIDNLVGYYGELSTLFREETPPLPLRLDYYFDVFLQRVKKVKTAGYVQEIERYNRCMRDFGDLGEETFFAEVMARHPEFEALYLKSRSEERRGRPDLMQFIMEHSPFLNREENRWMKSVLEVIRSTSVYFQPQMRTKIMNEGWASYWHEKLFLTDDRIRGREVDFARVHSGVTCLHRVGLNPYAIGMRLFQHIEEQADKGRISLEFQQLADSHARQEFDRGTRGGTAFIFAIRENLCDFSFINTFVDQDFVNRHKLFVVGRRLNRERMTWQYYVKSRTAEAYRAMLTDSLYHPPVIVVDEAKGEGKYLYLDHRFEGKPLVKDFIGNTLMGIEYLWGGPVKLETSEVGLPPPDEAVNPPERQQKIHWRRYVYTMEDRKLSRTLL; translated from the coding sequence ATGCAACTCATCGACCAGCACACGAAAAAGATCATGGAGGGGTGCAAGGAGCGGGCGCGCGAGGCGGGGCTGCGCTTTTCCGACGAAACCCTCGAATACATCGTCACCAACCGGGACATGCTGGAACTCCACCCCAAGGTGATGATCCCCACCCTGTACGATTACTGGGTCCATGACGTGGAGGTGCTGAAGGAGAAGGGGAAGTACGAGCTCTATCCCCACAACCCCTACGAGACGGTCATCAACACCCGGCCGCCCATCTCGTTCTACAACGACAACAACCCGGACTGGCTCAACGTGATGATCTTCTACCACGTGCTTGCCCATATCGATTTCTTCCAGAACAACCTCTACTACCGCCACACCTGGGACTATGACCTGACCGGCAAGGCCCTGGCCGACAAGAGGCTCATCGCCCGGCTACGGTCCGAGCACGGCCGCCGGCTCGACTATGTGATCGAGTTCGCCCGCTCCATCGACAATCTGGTGGGCTACTACGGCGAACTTTCCACCCTGTTCCGGGAAGAAACCCCGCCGCTGCCGCTCCGGCTCGACTACTACTTCGACGTGTTCCTCCAGAGGGTGAAAAAGGTCAAAACCGCCGGGTACGTGCAGGAAATCGAACGGTACAACCGCTGCATGCGCGACTTCGGCGATCTGGGCGAGGAAACCTTCTTCGCCGAGGTCATGGCCAGGCACCCCGAGTTCGAGGCTCTCTACCTGAAGAGCCGGTCGGAGGAAAGACGCGGGCGGCCCGACCTGATGCAGTTCATCATGGAGCACTCCCCCTTCCTCAACCGGGAGGAAAACCGCTGGATGAAGAGCGTCCTTGAGGTGATCCGCTCCACATCGGTCTACTTCCAGCCCCAGATGCGGACGAAGATCATGAACGAGGGGTGGGCCAGCTACTGGCATGAGAAGCTCTTTCTCACCGATGACCGGATCAGGGGGCGCGAGGTGGACTTTGCCCGGGTTCACTCGGGGGTCACCTGCCTGCACCGGGTGGGACTCAACCCCTACGCCATCGGCATGCGGCTCTTCCAGCACATCGAGGAGCAGGCCGACAAGGGGCGCATCTCCCTGGAGTTCCAGCAACTGGCCGACAGCCATGCCCGGCAGGAGTTCGACCGCGGCACCAGGGGCGGAACGGCCTTCATCTTCGCCATCCGCGAAAACCTGTGCGACTTCTCGTTCATCAACACCTTCGTGGACCAGGATTTCGTGAACCGGCACAAGCTCTTCGTAGTGGGGAGGCGGCTCAATAGGGAACGGATGACCTGGCAGTATTACGTGAAGAGCCGCACGGCCGAGGCCTACCGGGCCATGCTCACGGATTCCCTTTATCACCCCCCCGTCATAGTGGTGGACGAGGCAAAGGGAGAGGGGAAGTATCTCTACCTTGACCACCGGTTCGAGGGGAAGCCGCTGGTCAAGGACTTCATCGGGAACACCCTGATGGGAATCGAGTACCTCTGGGGCGGTCCGGTAAAGCTCGAAACGAGCGAAGTGGGGCTGCCGCCGCCCGACGAAGCCGTGAATCCCCCTGAGCGGCAGCAAAAGATCCACTGGCGACGCTACGTCTACACCATGGAGGACCGGAAGCTCTCGCGGACGCTCCTGTAA
- a CDS encoding co-chaperone GroES: MNLRPLQDRILVKRIEEETKTAGGIFIPDTAKEKPQRGEIVAVGNGKKTEDGKVIPVDLKVGDKVLFGKYAGTDIKIEGQEFLIMREDDILGVIE; the protein is encoded by the coding sequence ATGAACCTCAGACCGTTGCAAGACCGTATCCTCGTGAAAAGAATCGAGGAGGAGACCAAGACCGCCGGCGGCATCTTCATCCCCGACACAGCCAAGGAGAAGCCCCAGCGCGGCGAGATCGTGGCCGTCGGTAACGGCAAGAAGACCGAGGACGGCAAGGTGATCCCCGTTGATCTCAAGGTGGGCGACAAGGTTCTGTTCGGCAAGTATGCCGGCACCGACATCAAGATCGAGGGGCAGGAGTTCCTCATCATGCGCGAGGACGACATCCTGGGCGTGATCGAGTAA
- a CDS encoding cytochrome C, protein MTKAVAAILAAGALCASAVPALAAASGEKLFAGKCAMCHKVKGAGGVLGPDLTTVGTMRDESFLREQLVNPKKMNPATTMPSFKGLPKQEQDALVNYLKGLR, encoded by the coding sequence GTGACCAAGGCCGTTGCCGCTATCCTCGCCGCCGGCGCGCTCTGCGCCTCCGCCGTCCCAGCTCTCGCCGCCGCATCGGGAGAGAAGCTCTTTGCGGGAAAGTGCGCCATGTGTCACAAAGTGAAGGGTGCAGGCGGGGTGCTCGGACCCGACCTGACAACGGTGGGGACAATGCGGGACGAATCGTTTCTGCGTGAACAACTGGTGAACCCCAAAAAAATGAATCCCGCCACCACCATGCCGTCCTTCAAGGGCCTGCCCAAGCAGGAGCAGGACGCGCTGGTCAACTACCTGAAAGGCCTGAGGTAG
- a CDS encoding 3-deoxy-7-phosphoheptulonate synthase encodes MLIVMNHKAGPKQIEAVVKAVEQMGLTAAPIPGSERTAIGVLGNRGYVDDTTIRDLPGVQEVIHVSKPYKLVSRDFHPRHTVVRVGDVVIGEGKRPVVVAGPCAVEGEEQIVRTARAVKKYGADLLRGGAFKPRTGPHAFQGLREEGLKLLAIARRETGLPIVTEVMSPDTVGLVAEYADLLQVGARNMQNFELLKELGRIRKPVLLKRGMSATLEEFLAAAEYILAEGNGQVILCERGIRTFETATRNTLDLAVVPLIREMTHLPVMVDPSHATGKRSLVAPMAKAALVAGAHGVLVEVHPEPDKALSDGPQSLTFHGFETLMGEIRRLNEFLGF; translated from the coding sequence GTGCTGATTGTCATGAACCACAAGGCTGGACCGAAGCAGATCGAGGCGGTAGTGAAAGCGGTGGAACAAATGGGGCTTACGGCGGCGCCCATTCCCGGCAGCGAGCGGACAGCCATCGGCGTCCTCGGCAATCGCGGATATGTGGATGATACCACCATCCGGGATCTGCCCGGGGTTCAGGAGGTCATTCATGTCTCCAAGCCCTACAAGCTCGTGTCCCGCGACTTCCACCCGCGCCACACGGTGGTAAGGGTGGGTGACGTGGTCATCGGCGAAGGGAAACGCCCCGTGGTGGTGGCCGGCCCCTGCGCCGTGGAAGGGGAGGAGCAGATCGTCCGCACCGCGCGGGCGGTGAAAAAATACGGCGCTGATCTTCTGCGGGGGGGGGCCTTCAAGCCCCGGACCGGTCCCCATGCCTTCCAGGGGTTGCGGGAGGAGGGGCTGAAGCTCCTGGCCATTGCCCGCCGGGAAACGGGGCTGCCCATCGTGACCGAGGTCATGAGCCCCGATACGGTGGGACTTGTGGCGGAATATGCCGACCTGCTCCAGGTCGGCGCGCGAAACATGCAGAACTTCGAACTGCTCAAGGAGCTGGGCCGCATCCGCAAGCCGGTGCTCCTCAAACGGGGGATGAGCGCCACTCTGGAGGAATTTCTGGCCGCGGCCGAATACATCCTGGCAGAGGGCAATGGCCAGGTGATCCTCTGCGAGCGGGGGATCCGGACCTTCGAGACCGCCACCCGCAATACCCTCGACCTGGCGGTGGTGCCCCTCATCCGGGAGATGACCCATCTGCCGGTCATGGTGGACCCCTCCCACGCCACCGGCAAGCGGAGCCTCGTTGCACCCATGGCCAAGGCGGCGCTGGTGGCCGGAGCCCACGGCGTCCTCGTGGAGGTCCACCCGGAGCCGGACAAGGCCCTCTCGGACGGCCCCCAGTCCCTCACCTTCCATGGCTTCGAGACGCTCATGGGTGAGATCCGGCGGCTCAACGAGTTCCTCGGCTTCTGA
- a CDS encoding cytochrome C, producing the protein MLTRVFAFLASVAMLSLAGGCAMLMSWKAIPPPGGCDQCHTVPISTNWQVSYRTVALTDERGSDRPYFQTEKYNVPPSDRPRSSLDIRKVDELPCFECHKSPSPAHKGRVGRFHH; encoded by the coding sequence ATGCTCACCCGAGTTTTCGCGTTTTTGGCTTCCGTGGCCATGCTGTCGCTGGCCGGCGGCTGTGCCATGCTGATGTCCTGGAAGGCTATTCCTCCGCCGGGAGGCTGCGACCAGTGCCATACCGTCCCCATCAGCACCAACTGGCAGGTGTCCTACCGCACCGTTGCCCTGACCGATGAGCGTGGCAGCGACCGCCCCTACTTCCAGACCGAGAAGTACAACGTTCCCCCCTCAGACCGTCCGCGATCGAGCCTCGATATCCGCAAGGTGGATGAGCTCCCCTGCTTCGAGTGCCACAAGTCCCCGAGTCCGGCCCACAAGGGACGGGTCGGCAGATTCCACCACTGA
- a CDS encoding pyruvate kinase translates to MDTLSRKTKIIATLGPVSSSPGMIRQLMEAGVDVFRLNFSHGSNDQRREAIALIRHLSAERGKEIGILADLQGPKIRTGRMENGAIPLVRGESLDITTDEVLGRPGLISTIYRALPRDVKPGSRILLDDGLIELRVQSVSGTTVRCTVVQGGMLKDLKGINLPGVKVSAPSLSEKDLRDLDFCLETGVDYIALSFVRTAADVEGLKRILFERNVQVPVVAKIEKPEALRNFKSILKAADAVMVARGDLGVEISPEKVPLFQKKIIRACNEAGKPVITATQMLESMISHPRPTRAETSDVANAILDGTDAVMLSGETASGLFPLEAVRTMDKVALDVERFAQVEDGSGSRRHSVSIAEAVAEAACHAAVILKAKAVACMTQSGSTAARISRYRPPLPILAFTGSVDTMRRLSLYWGVKAYPIGTMAGTDEQIMAVESTLLSGGYRKGDVVVITMGVPVEARGSTNLMKVHKLGTGQFFEIF, encoded by the coding sequence ATGGATACATTGTCACGCAAGACCAAGATCATCGCCACCCTGGGACCCGTCAGCTCCTCGCCCGGCATGATCCGGCAGTTGATGGAGGCCGGAGTCGATGTCTTCCGGCTCAACTTTTCCCACGGCTCCAACGACCAGCGGCGGGAGGCAATCGCCCTCATCCGGCATCTCTCCGCAGAGCGGGGCAAGGAGATCGGCATTCTGGCCGACCTCCAGGGGCCCAAGATCAGGACCGGCAGGATGGAGAACGGCGCCATTCCGCTGGTGCGGGGCGAGTCGCTCGACATCACCACCGATGAGGTCCTGGGGCGTCCCGGACTCATTTCCACCATCTACCGGGCCCTCCCCCGGGACGTGAAGCCCGGCTCGCGTATCCTGCTGGACGACGGCCTCATCGAGCTGCGGGTCCAGTCGGTGTCCGGCACCACGGTCCGCTGTACCGTGGTCCAGGGAGGGATGCTCAAGGACCTGAAAGGGATCAACCTTCCCGGCGTCAAGGTCTCTGCGCCGTCGCTCTCGGAGAAGGACCTTCGCGACCTGGATTTCTGCCTGGAGACGGGGGTGGACTACATCGCCCTGTCCTTTGTCCGCACTGCCGCCGACGTGGAAGGACTGAAGCGGATCCTCTTCGAGCGGAACGTCCAGGTGCCGGTGGTGGCCAAGATCGAGAAGCCCGAGGCTCTGCGCAACTTCAAGAGCATTCTCAAGGCTGCCGATGCGGTCATGGTGGCCCGGGGCGATCTGGGGGTGGAAATCAGCCCGGAAAAGGTCCCCCTGTTCCAGAAGAAGATCATCCGGGCCTGCAATGAGGCCGGCAAACCGGTCATCACCGCCACCCAGATGCTGGAGTCCATGATCAGCCACCCGCGCCCCACCCGGGCCGAGACCTCGGACGTGGCCAACGCCATCCTCGACGGTACCGATGCGGTCATGCTCTCGGGAGAGACCGCGTCGGGGCTGTTCCCCCTGGAGGCGGTGCGGACCATGGACAAGGTGGCCCTCGACGTTGAGCGCTTCGCCCAGGTGGAGGACGGCTCGGGGTCGCGCCGGCACAGCGTCAGCATCGCCGAGGCGGTGGCCGAGGCCGCCTGTCACGCCGCAGTGATTTTGAAGGCAAAGGCCGTGGCCTGCATGACCCAGTCGGGGAGCACGGCGGCCCGCATCTCCCGCTACCGACCTCCCCTGCCGATCCTCGCCTTCACCGGTTCGGTGGACACCATGCGGCGGCTGTCTCTCTACTGGGGCGTCAAGGCATACCCCATCGGCACCATGGCCGGTACTGACGAGCAGATCATGGCCGTGGAGTCGACGCTCCTGTCCGGCGGCTATCGCAAGGGCGACGTGGTGGTCATCACCATGGGGGTGCCGGTGGAGGCCCGGGGGTCCACCAATCTCATGAAGGTCCACAAGCTGGGAACCGGCCAGTTCTTCGAGATATTCTGA